One window of Verrucomicrobiota bacterium genomic DNA carries:
- a CDS encoding M3 family oligoendopeptidase, with product MSLLPFGQLPAHSPRRFVPAKVDLGEWSQLAPLFDRLEALAAQCKSVTEFEGWLLDGSELTAALDEESSRRYIAMTCHTDHAEAEKAYLHFVEQIEPQLKPRQFKLAQIFLAHPLRRQLPKRRYEVFDRNTAVHVELYRAENVPLETEEAKLGQQYQKLTGSLTVRFRGEEKTLVQMSRYLEEPDRALRKEAWELVVNRRLREAEKFETIFDQLVALRERIAKNAGFRNYRDYAFRLNRRFDYTPDDCLKFHDAIEHEVVPIVRELQAERRKKLKLDKLRPWDLAVDPLNRPPLCPFDKVGKMVSATQKIFDQIDTELASGFKQMNDLRLLDLDNRKGKAPGGYQSTLSEARLPFIFMNAIGVQRDVETILHEAGHAFHALATRDENLHAYRHAPIEFCEVASMSMELLGNEFIEEFYSPPDAKRARRDHLEGIVEIFPWIATVDAFQHWIYAHPHHSRTERRRAWLALMDRFGGEVDWTGHEKARANLWHRQLHIFLHPFYYVEYGIAQLGALQVWGNSRRDRAKALQEYKQALALGGSRRLPELFAAAGCRFEFNGKTMKPLVALVREELGKLE from the coding sequence ATGAGTTTATTACCATTCGGACAGTTGCCCGCCCATTCGCCGCGCCGCTTCGTTCCCGCCAAGGTTGATTTGGGCGAATGGTCTCAACTCGCGCCGTTGTTCGACCGGCTCGAAGCGCTCGCTGCGCAATGCAAATCCGTGACGGAGTTCGAAGGCTGGCTGCTCGATGGGAGCGAGTTGACGGCGGCGCTGGATGAGGAATCGTCGCGCCGCTACATCGCGATGACCTGTCACACGGACCACGCCGAGGCCGAGAAGGCATATTTGCATTTCGTCGAACAGATCGAACCGCAGCTCAAGCCGCGACAGTTCAAGCTCGCGCAGATATTTCTCGCGCATCCATTGCGTCGGCAGTTGCCGAAGCGGCGATATGAAGTTTTCGATCGTAACACCGCTGTCCACGTTGAACTTTACCGGGCGGAAAATGTGCCGTTGGAAACCGAGGAAGCGAAACTTGGCCAGCAGTATCAGAAACTGACCGGCTCGTTGACCGTGCGGTTTCGCGGCGAGGAAAAAACCTTGGTGCAAATGAGCCGTTACCTCGAGGAACCGGACCGCGCGTTGCGAAAGGAGGCCTGGGAACTCGTGGTCAACCGGCGGCTGCGGGAAGCAGAAAAGTTCGAGACCATCTTCGACCAACTTGTCGCGTTGCGCGAACGCATCGCGAAGAACGCCGGCTTCAGGAATTACCGCGATTATGCCTTCCGCCTCAACCGCCGGTTTGATTACACGCCGGACGATTGTTTGAAATTCCACGACGCCATCGAGCACGAGGTGGTGCCCATCGTGCGCGAACTGCAAGCCGAACGTCGAAAGAAATTGAAGCTGGACAAACTGCGCCCGTGGGATCTGGCGGTGGACCCGTTGAACCGTCCGCCGCTGTGCCCATTCGACAAGGTGGGGAAGATGGTCTCCGCGACGCAGAAGATTTTTGATCAAATCGACACGGAACTCGCGTCCGGTTTCAAACAGATGAACGACCTGCGGCTGCTCGACCTTGACAATCGCAAAGGCAAAGCGCCAGGGGGCTATCAATCCACTTTATCGGAAGCGCGGCTGCCGTTCATCTTCATGAACGCCATCGGCGTGCAGCGTGATGTGGAGACGATTTTGCACGAGGCGGGTCATGCGTTTCATGCGCTCGCGACGCGGGACGAGAACTTGCACGCTTATCGCCACGCGCCGATCGAGTTTTGCGAAGTGGCGTCCATGAGCATGGAATTGCTGGGCAACGAATTCATCGAAGAATTTTATTCTCCACCCGACGCGAAACGGGCGCGCCGCGATCATCTGGAAGGGATTGTGGAAATCTTTCCGTGGATCGCCACTGTCGATGCCTTTCAACACTGGATTTATGCGCACCCGCATCATTCTCGGACGGAAAGGCGGAGAGCCTGGCTGGCGTTGATGGATCGCTTCGGCGGAGAGGTGGATTGGACGGGTCACGAAAAGGCGCGGGCGAATCTCTGGCATCGCCAGTTGCACATCTTTCTGCATCCGTTTTACTACGTGGAATACGGCATCGCTCAACTCGGCGCATTGCAGGTCTGGGGAAACTCCCGGCGGGACAGGGCCAAAGCCTTGCAGGAATACAAGCAGGCGCTCGCGTTGGGCGGTTCGCGGCGGTTGCCGGAATTATTTGCCGCGGCGGGTTGCCGGTTTGAATTCAACGGGAAGACCATGAAACCGCTGGTGGCGCTGGTGCGGGAGGAATTGGGAAAGTTGGAGTAA
- a CDS encoding sulfite reductase subunit alpha: MIPVIPENAPFTQEQRAWLNGFLAGLFSRASVASPGGENTGRSATPLQPLTILFGSQTGNAEALAKRSAKAASQRGYAPTVCDLAQFDCRSLTQDTHLLILTSTFGDGDPPDNAKAFWDFLVRDAAPALSNLRFSVCALGDSNYAKFCGFGKDVDARLEKLGATRVHSRVDCDVEYEEAFAKWLDGVLGALTDTQKPLTPALSPSDGERENHSQAKDECEVEDNSTLSRDSVSRALLSPLPHGGGEGKGEGESRARSSKNDPFPARLLTNRKLNAPGSAKDVRHFEISLDGSDLNYEAGDALGVVPQNDPALVAELLVALGMSGEESVPGKTGSDVALSEALASHYEITRIPKPLLEFLAARTGDEFLNKVSAPDANGELTRFLWGREIIDLLLGFPSMKFSPSEFVGLLKKLQPRLYSISSSLKAHAGQVHLTVSVVRYESLGRPRKGVCSTFLADRAQGDAPVPVFVHTNKNFRPPTDPSRPMIMVGPGTGIAPFRAFLEERRAVAAKGRGWLFFGDQHDQSDFLYRDELQSLLREEALTRLDTAFSRDQVDKLYVQHRMLAHAPELFAWLEDGAHFYVCGDATRMAKDVDSALHQLIQIGGGRTLEQAAEYVCRLKTEKRYQRDVY, from the coding sequence ATGATTCCCGTCATCCCGGAGAACGCTCCGTTCACGCAGGAGCAGCGCGCGTGGCTGAACGGTTTTCTGGCGGGCTTGTTCTCGCGCGCATCTGTTGCGTCGCCCGGTGGGGAAAACACCGGGCGAAGCGCGACGCCCCTTCAACCGCTGACCATCCTTTTCGGCTCGCAAACCGGCAATGCCGAAGCCCTTGCCAAGCGCTCGGCAAAAGCCGCCAGCCAACGCGGCTATGCTCCAACTGTGTGTGATCTGGCGCAATTTGATTGTCGCAGTCTGACGCAGGATACGCATCTGCTCATCCTCACCAGCACCTTCGGCGACGGCGACCCGCCGGATAATGCGAAGGCATTCTGGGATTTTCTGGTAAGGGACGCCGCGCCGGCCTTGTCGAACCTGCGCTTTAGCGTCTGTGCGCTCGGGGACTCGAACTATGCGAAGTTCTGCGGGTTCGGCAAAGATGTTGATGCGCGGCTGGAAAAGCTCGGTGCGACGCGTGTCCACTCACGTGTGGATTGTGACGTGGAGTACGAGGAGGCTTTCGCCAAATGGCTGGATGGTGTGTTGGGCGCTTTGACAGACACACAGAAACCCCTCACCCCGGCCCTCTCCCCGTCCGACGGGGAGAGGGAGAATCATTCTCAGGCCAAAGACGAGTGTGAGGTTGAAGACAATTCGACACTCTCTCGAGATAGCGTGAGTCGTGCATTGCTTTCCCCTCTCCCCCATGGAGGGGGAGAGGGCAAGGGTGAGGGGGAAAGCCGCGCACGATCCTCGAAAAACGATCCATTTCCCGCTCGCCTGCTCACGAACCGCAAGCTCAACGCGCCCGGCTCGGCCAAAGACGTTCGGCATTTTGAAATCTCGCTCGATGGCTCTGACCTCAACTACGAGGCCGGCGACGCGCTGGGCGTCGTGCCGCAGAACGATCCCGCTCTCGTCGCGGAACTCCTCGTCGCATTGGGCATGAGCGGTGAGGAATCGGTGCCCGGCAAGACGGGGAGCGACGTGGCGTTAAGCGAGGCGCTCGCGAGCCATTATGAAATCACCCGTATTCCCAAGCCGCTGCTGGAGTTCCTGGCGGCGCGCACCGGGGACGAGTTCCTCAACAAAGTTTCCGCGCCGGACGCCAACGGCGAACTGACCCGGTTTCTTTGGGGACGGGAAATCATTGACCTGTTGCTTGGATTTCCCAGCATGAAGTTTTCACCGAGCGAATTCGTCGGCTTGCTCAAGAAACTTCAGCCGCGGCTTTACTCCATTTCGTCCAGCCTGAAAGCGCACGCCGGACAAGTGCATCTCACGGTGAGTGTGGTTCGTTATGAATCACTGGGCCGTCCGCGCAAAGGCGTTTGCTCCACTTTCCTCGCCGATCGCGCCCAAGGTGACGCGCCTGTTCCCGTCTTCGTCCACACAAACAAAAACTTCCGTCCGCCCACCGACCCCAGCCGCCCCATGATCATGGTCGGACCGGGCACGGGCATCGCACCGTTTCGCGCTTTCCTTGAAGAACGTCGTGCGGTGGCAGCGAAGGGAAGGGGTTGGCTGTTCTTCGGTGATCAACACGACCAGTCTGACTTTCTTTATCGCGACGAGTTGCAATCACTGCTGCGGGAGGAAGCGTTGACCCGACTCGACACTGCTTTCTCCCGCGACCAGGTGGATAAACTTTATGTGCAGCATCGAATGTTGGCGCACGCGCCAGAACTCTTCGCCTGGCTCGAAGACGGCGCGCACTTCTACGTCTGCGGCGATGCCACGCGCATGGCCAAAGATGTTGACAGTGCCCTGCATCAGCTCATCCAAATCGGCGGTGGTCGCACGCTGGAGCAGGCTGCTGAATACGTTTGCCGGTTGAAGACCGAGAAGCGCTACCAGCGAGATGTGTATTGA
- a CDS encoding NirA family protein, producing MKTAESNVIELSGPASGEFTPEQKEYLAGFMAGVAQRGLIPFVGTTNQGLITADPAQAGQNLAAPLEEARFGTPLSDLTKQERWKLEENPLDGWERLLAHAEQDKAPNEEDTFRFRYFGLFWVGPVQNSFMLRCRIPAGELTSAQLGGLADIADEWGNGHADITTRSNIQIREIAPRNIIKVLTKLQELGLTARGSGVDNVRNITASPTAGIDPAELIDARPLAKALHHYILNHRDLYGLPRKFNVAFDGGGSVSVVADTNDIGFVAVRVDGSSAKQTSSTSAPLTPTLSPSEGERENLRQPAGESVAAGNIGKRSLPFPLPRRGGEGQGEGADSNKNESLVPPQSGVYFRVELAGITGHKQFTKDAGILIKPSECVAVAAAMIRVFNEHGDRTDRKKARLKYLIDKWGIPTFLEATQKKLAFPLIHFSRAECVPAHPPIRHGHIGVYKQAQTGRNYIGVVIPVGRLNTRQMRRLADLAQNYGSGNLRLTPWQNLLIPDVPDGFVETVKRNLVRMGLHHSASAIAGGLVACTGNAGCKWAATNTKAQAVALARHLEKRLQLDQPINIHLTGCPNSCAQHYVGDIGLLGVKTMLSGESVEAYNVTLGGGFGHEQAIGKEVFKGIPFSELLKLLERVLTTYLARRNSGESFAEFTRRHEVKQLQEMFSE from the coding sequence ATGAAAACGGCAGAATCAAATGTGATTGAATTGTCGGGACCCGCTTCGGGTGAGTTTACACCGGAACAGAAGGAGTATCTTGCCGGCTTCATGGCGGGTGTTGCGCAACGAGGTTTGATCCCGTTTGTTGGAACAACGAACCAGGGACTCATCACCGCTGATCCAGCGCAAGCAGGACAAAATCTGGCCGCACCTCTGGAGGAGGCCCGCTTCGGCACACCCTTGTCCGACTTGACCAAGCAGGAGCGATGGAAACTCGAAGAGAACCCGCTGGACGGTTGGGAACGTTTGCTGGCGCACGCAGAACAGGACAAAGCGCCGAACGAGGAGGATACCTTCCGTTTCCGTTACTTCGGGCTCTTTTGGGTCGGGCCGGTGCAAAACTCTTTCATGCTCCGTTGTCGTATTCCAGCAGGTGAGTTGACTTCGGCGCAACTTGGCGGCTTGGCCGATATCGCAGACGAATGGGGCAACGGCCACGCCGACATCACCACGCGTTCGAACATTCAAATTCGTGAGATTGCGCCGCGCAACATCATCAAAGTCCTGACCAAACTGCAGGAGCTGGGTTTGACCGCACGCGGTTCGGGCGTGGACAACGTGCGCAACATCACTGCTTCGCCGACGGCCGGCATTGATCCGGCGGAGTTGATTGACGCGCGACCGCTGGCCAAGGCGCTGCATCATTACATTCTCAATCACCGCGATCTTTACGGTCTGCCGCGAAAGTTCAACGTGGCCTTTGACGGCGGAGGTTCGGTCAGCGTCGTCGCGGACACGAATGACATCGGTTTCGTTGCGGTGCGCGTGGATGGATCGAGCGCGAAACAAACTTCATCCACTTCCGCTCCCCTCACTCCGACCCTCTCCCCTTCGGAAGGGGAGAGGGAGAACCTTCGCCAGCCCGCCGGAGAATCGGTCGCGGCTGGGAATATCGGGAAGCGTTCATTGCCCTTCCCTCTCCCCCGCCGAGGGGGAGAGGGTCAGGGTGAGGGGGCTGATTCGAACAAGAACGAGTCACTCGTTCCGCCTCAATCCGGCGTTTATTTCCGCGTAGAACTAGCCGGCATCACCGGTCACAAGCAGTTCACGAAGGACGCCGGCATTCTCATCAAACCCTCCGAGTGCGTTGCGGTTGCCGCAGCGATGATCCGCGTTTTCAACGAGCACGGTGACCGCACCGACCGCAAGAAGGCGCGTTTGAAATACCTCATCGACAAGTGGGGCATCCCGACATTTCTCGAAGCGACGCAAAAGAAACTCGCGTTCCCACTCATCCATTTCTCGCGCGCGGAATGCGTGCCCGCGCATCCGCCGATCCGGCACGGCCACATCGGTGTTTACAAACAGGCGCAGACCGGGCGCAACTACATCGGCGTGGTGATTCCTGTGGGGCGGCTGAACACGCGTCAGATGCGGCGGCTGGCCGACCTGGCGCAGAATTACGGTTCGGGGAACTTGAGGCTGACCCCGTGGCAAAACCTGCTGATCCCGGATGTGCCCGACGGTTTTGTAGAAACCGTCAAACGCAACCTCGTGCGCATGGGTCTTCACCATTCCGCCAGCGCCATCGCAGGCGGACTGGTTGCCTGCACGGGGAACGCGGGTTGCAAATGGGCTGCCACAAACACCAAAGCCCAGGCGGTCGCGCTGGCGCGCCATCTGGAAAAGCGCCTGCAACTCGATCAACCCATCAACATTCACCTCACCGGTTGTCCGAACTCCTGCGCCCAGCATTACGTGGGTGACATCGGGTTGCTCGGTGTGAAGACGATGTTGAGCGGCGAATCGGTGGAGGCGTACAACGTCACGCTCGGCGGCGGCTTCGGTCACGAGCAGGCCATCGGCAAGGAAGTGTTCAAGGGCATTCCCTTTTCAGAGTTGCTCAAACTGCTGGAGCGCGTGCTGACGACTTACCTCGCCCGGCGCAACTCTGGTGAAAGCTTTGCCGAATTCACCCGCCGCCATGAAGTGAAACAATTGCAGGAAATGTTTTCCGAATGA
- a CDS encoding nitrate reductase, producing the protein MDKTVKTICPYCGVGCGLAVKVRDGRIVEVKGDKDHPSSRGGICNKGAQVDQIINTPNRLTSALRRDGRSQAFAPVGLDTALEGVAAKFKQIIRQHGPDAVAFYVSGQLTTESQYVFNKLAKGAIGTNNIDANSRLCMASAVSAYNLAFGADAPPTCYDDIEHAECFFILGANMAECHPVLWQRIKKRATRKRTRIIVVDPRRTPTADAAHLHLAIRPGTDMALLNAILHLLISQRWTNERFIRNHTEGWDTLCEVAEAWSPARAAKVCGILELDIHRAAFWFGQSAEALSFWAMGANQSTNGVANNLGIINLHLATGKVGRPGSGPFSLTGQPNAMGGREVGYMSGLLPGHREVTNPAHREQIAKIWGVRAEKIQPTPGLDAVRMFEAAESGKIKALWIVGCNPLATMPDANQIRRALRNLELLVVQDCYHPTETSLYADVVLPAAMNLEMEGTMTNSERRVSLMQPCLPPPGDARPDWEIACRVAALLGFEEQFSYNRAADIFEEHKSCCSDVYQLQMNGISYRRLKRHAVQWPCPDYSSHGISRRYRRKVFATPNGRARFHPVGYLPPKDELTAEYPMALITGRLANHWHTRTKTGHVAKLNKTNPSPFAAAHSTDAQRLGIVDGDAVQLVSSRGAACTTLRVDDSVTPGTLFMPFHWGQSFREDGCVNAVTTSAADPISRQPELKFSAVRLERARS; encoded by the coding sequence ATGGATAAAACCGTCAAAACCATCTGCCCTTACTGCGGCGTCGGCTGCGGACTGGCGGTGAAAGTCCGCGACGGCCGCATCGTCGAGGTCAAAGGTGACAAGGATCACCCTTCCAGTCGTGGCGGCATCTGCAATAAAGGCGCGCAGGTGGATCAGATTATCAATACACCCAATCGACTCACTTCGGCGCTGCGGCGCGACGGCCGCTCTCAAGCTTTTGCGCCGGTCGGCCTCGACACCGCGCTGGAAGGTGTCGCCGCAAAATTCAAGCAAATCATTCGCCAGCACGGTCCGGATGCCGTCGCGTTTTATGTTTCCGGACAGCTCACAACTGAATCGCAATACGTCTTCAACAAACTGGCCAAGGGCGCGATTGGCACCAACAACATCGACGCGAACTCACGCCTGTGCATGGCCAGCGCCGTCAGCGCCTACAATCTGGCCTTTGGGGCGGACGCGCCGCCGACCTGCTACGACGACATCGAACATGCAGAATGTTTTTTTATCCTGGGCGCGAACATGGCGGAATGCCATCCGGTGTTGTGGCAGCGAATCAAAAAGCGCGCCACCCGCAAGCGCACGCGCATCATTGTTGTCGATCCGCGCCGCACGCCGACGGCGGACGCGGCTCATCTGCATCTGGCCATTCGTCCGGGCACGGACATGGCATTGCTCAACGCGATCCTGCACCTCCTTATTTCACAACGATGGACGAACGAACGCTTCATCCGCAATCACACCGAAGGCTGGGATACTCTCTGTGAAGTTGCGGAAGCCTGGTCGCCAGCGCGGGCGGCGAAAGTGTGCGGTATTCTGGAGTTGGACATACATCGGGCGGCGTTTTGGTTCGGTCAATCAGCCGAGGCGCTGAGCTTTTGGGCGATGGGGGCCAATCAAAGCACCAACGGCGTCGCCAATAATCTCGGCATCATCAATCTTCATCTCGCCACCGGCAAAGTGGGCCGCCCTGGAAGCGGACCGTTCTCTTTGACCGGTCAGCCGAATGCAATGGGAGGGCGCGAAGTCGGCTATATGTCCGGGTTGCTGCCGGGGCATCGCGAGGTCACGAACCCGGCGCATCGCGAGCAGATCGCCAAAATCTGGGGGGTTCGCGCGGAAAAAATTCAACCCACGCCCGGCCTCGATGCAGTGCGGATGTTCGAGGCGGCGGAGTCGGGCAAGATCAAGGCGCTTTGGATCGTCGGTTGTAATCCGCTCGCCACGATGCCGGATGCGAATCAAATCCGGCGCGCACTCCGAAACCTTGAACTGCTGGTCGTGCAGGATTGTTATCATCCAACGGAAACTTCCCTGTATGCCGATGTCGTGCTGCCGGCTGCGATGAATCTGGAAATGGAAGGCACGATGACCAACTCCGAGCGCCGGGTCAGTTTGATGCAGCCCTGCCTGCCGCCGCCGGGCGACGCGCGTCCCGATTGGGAAATCGCCTGCCGCGTCGCCGCCCTCCTGGGTTTCGAAGAACAGTTTTCCTACAACCGCGCCGCCGACATTTTCGAGGAGCATAAATCCTGTTGCTCGGATGTTTATCAATTACAGATGAACGGCATCAGCTACCGGCGGCTCAAGCGCCATGCCGTCCAGTGGCCGTGTCCCGATTATTCCAGTCACGGGATCAGCCGCCGCTATCGTCGGAAAGTTTTTGCCACGCCAAATGGTCGCGCCCGGTTTCATCCCGTCGGCTATCTGCCACCCAAGGATGAACTCACGGCGGAATACCCGATGGCTTTGATCACCGGTCGTCTGGCGAATCATTGGCATACGCGGACCAAGACCGGCCATGTCGCCAAGCTGAACAAGACCAACCCCAGTCCGTTTGCCGCTGCACACTCAACCGATGCGCAACGCCTCGGTATTGTCGATGGCGACGCGGTGCAACTGGTTTCATCGCGCGGCGCGGCATGCACGACGTTGCGAGTGGATGACTCGGTCACGCCGGGCACGCTTTTCATGCCGTTTCATTGGGGACAGTCCTTTCGTGAAGACGGCTGCGTCAACGCGGTCACGACGAGTGCAGCCGACCCGATTTCGCGGCAACCGGAACTGAAGTTCAGCGCGGTGCGGTTGGAAAGGGCCCGGTCATGA
- a CDS encoding NarK/NasA family nitrate transporter: MRANMPFLKAGHLPTLISAFLYFDVSFMIWVLLGALGNYVAADFGLSPAQKGFMAAVPLLGGSLLRLVSGQLADRLGGKCTGCIGLVATLIPLLAGWLWADSISKVYLVGMLLGVAGASFAVALPMASRWYPAKYQGLAMGIAGAGNSGTLLATLFAPRLAEAYGWHAVFGLAMLPLAIVTVIFMIFAKDVPQPARRQSSAEFLAVLKQRDTYLFSFFYGVTFGGFVGLASFLSIYLRDQFGVTKIHAGDLTSLCVLSGSFLRPVGGLLADKLGGIRMLTILYAVVGLLVLAVAQTTSLMVAVALFILVMACLGAGNGSVFQLVPQRYGKQVGAATGILGAAGGLGGFLLPTLLGSFKQAAGSYAFGLMAFAGLVVFALVCLLIAQRDWIGNWIAEHGRVRPVTTVVPGQELETV; the protein is encoded by the coding sequence ATGAGAGCCAATATGCCGTTCCTAAAGGCGGGTCATTTGCCAACGCTAATCAGCGCGTTCCTCTACTTCGACGTCAGCTTCATGATCTGGGTGCTGTTGGGAGCGTTGGGAAATTATGTGGCGGCGGATTTCGGGTTAAGTCCCGCACAAAAAGGATTCATGGCGGCGGTGCCACTGCTGGGCGGGTCACTCTTGCGATTGGTCTCCGGCCAGCTCGCCGATCGGCTCGGCGGCAAGTGCACTGGTTGCATTGGTCTCGTTGCCACCCTGATCCCCTTGCTGGCGGGATGGCTCTGGGCGGATTCGATTTCGAAAGTTTATCTCGTCGGGATGTTGTTGGGCGTGGCAGGGGCGAGTTTTGCCGTGGCGTTGCCGATGGCCAGTCGCTGGTATCCTGCCAAATATCAGGGGCTGGCGATGGGCATCGCCGGCGCGGGAAATTCCGGCACGCTGCTCGCCACGTTGTTTGCGCCGCGTCTGGCCGAAGCCTACGGTTGGCACGCGGTGTTCGGACTGGCGATGCTGCCTTTGGCAATCGTCACGGTGATTTTCATGATCTTCGCCAAGGACGTTCCACAGCCGGCCCGCCGCCAAAGCTCAGCGGAGTTTCTGGCCGTGCTCAAGCAGCGGGACACTTACCTGTTCAGTTTTTTCTACGGGGTGACGTTCGGCGGCTTCGTCGGCCTGGCCAGTTTTCTTTCGATTTATCTTCGCGACCAATTTGGCGTCACCAAAATACACGCTGGCGATCTGACTTCCCTCTGCGTTTTGTCGGGCAGTTTTCTGCGTCCGGTGGGTGGATTGCTGGCCGACAAACTCGGCGGCATCCGGATGTTGACGATTCTTTACGCTGTGGTGGGACTGCTCGTCCTGGCGGTGGCGCAAACGACCTCGCTGATGGTCGCGGTCGCGCTGTTCATCCTAGTGATGGCTTGTTTGGGGGCGGGGAACGGTTCGGTGTTTCAACTCGTGCCGCAACGCTACGGCAAGCAGGTGGGCGCCGCGACGGGAATCCTAGGTGCAGCCGGCGGGTTGGGCGGTTTCCTCCTGCCGACGTTGCTCGGCTCGTTCAAGCAGGCGGCCGGTTCGTATGCTTTCGGGCTGATGGCGTTTGCCGGTCTGGTCGTGTTTGCGCTGGTCTGCCTTCTGATCGCCCAACGCGATTGGATAGGCAACTGGATCGCCGAACATGGCCGTGTCCGTCCCGTCACGACGGTTGTCCCAGGTCAGGAACTGGAGACTGTTTGA
- the dnaX gene encoding DNA polymerase III subunit gamma/tau, producing MAYQVIARKYRPQRFADVVGQEHVTQTLTNAIAQKRIAHAYLFVGPRGTGKTTIARIFAKCLNCTGGPKVDFDDNDPRCIEITEGRSIDVLEIDGASNNGVEQVRELRETVKYMPASGRFKIYVIDEVHMLSTAAFNALLKTLEEPPEHVKFMFATTEPEKVLATILSRCQRFDLRRIPAALIVKHLAHIAKLENVKIGDDALYAIARGADGGMRDAESTLDQLISFCGEKIEESDVLSMFGLTAQGQILKLAHAILAGNAETALTELNDLAKHGKDLARLLSDLLNHFRNLLIYQVSRGDLKLLEVSEVEAASLAEQSAGISTDALTRIMEVLTDCESRLRDAASKKILIEVALLKAMEARSAVSLDSVLKQLQDLRGKNSASVSPAPVAANVSSRTVAAVAPKVERSVVNNPPTHVGGYEAPASTTMSVALEETPGSSAGLSGLWSQVIEAVGRVSPFTRSYLLEAHPVSFAKNVFTIGFDPEFEDHIGLVDNAKNHTLLQTKLDELGHANVQIKFIKAERPAGAGVAPVTQPTAATVAATQSMAKQATTPAARATVEKPTPFNKDEFKNDPLIQKALEIFKGQIVDVRA from the coding sequence ATGGCTTACCAGGTTATAGCGCGCAAGTACCGCCCGCAGCGTTTCGCCGACGTCGTCGGCCAGGAGCACGTCACACAGACGCTCACCAACGCCATCGCACAGAAGCGGATCGCGCACGCCTACCTCTTCGTCGGCCCGCGCGGCACCGGCAAAACCACCATCGCCCGCATCTTCGCCAAATGCCTCAATTGCACCGGCGGTCCCAAGGTGGACTTCGACGACAACGATCCGCGCTGCATCGAAATTACCGAAGGCCGCTCCATCGATGTTTTGGAAATCGACGGCGCGAGCAACAACGGCGTGGAACAAGTGCGCGAGTTGCGAGAGACGGTCAAATACATGCCGGCCTCCGGCCGGTTCAAGATTTACGTGATTGACGAAGTTCACATGCTCTCGACGGCGGCGTTCAACGCCCTGCTCAAAACGCTCGAAGAACCGCCGGAGCACGTGAAGTTCATGTTCGCCACGACCGAGCCGGAAAAGGTTTTGGCTACGATTCTCTCTCGTTGCCAGCGGTTCGATTTGCGACGCATCCCCGCGGCGCTCATCGTCAAACATCTTGCGCATATCGCCAAACTGGAGAATGTGAAAATCGGTGACGACGCGCTTTATGCCATTGCCCGCGGAGCTGACGGCGGAATGCGCGACGCCGAATCGACACTCGATCAACTCATCAGTTTTTGCGGTGAGAAGATTGAGGAGTCGGACGTGCTCTCGATGTTCGGCCTGACGGCGCAAGGCCAGATTTTGAAACTCGCCCATGCCATTCTGGCTGGCAATGCGGAGACGGCCTTGACTGAATTGAACGACCTCGCCAAGCATGGCAAAGACCTCGCGCGGTTGTTGTCGGACTTGCTAAATCACTTCCGCAATCTGCTGATCTACCAGGTCTCGCGTGGCGATTTGAAATTGCTCGAAGTTTCCGAAGTCGAAGCCGCTTCCCTTGCCGAACAATCCGCCGGGATCAGCACCGACGCATTGACCCGCATCATGGAGGTGCTGACGGACTGCGAGAGCCGTTTGCGCGACGCGGCCTCGAAAAAGATCTTGATCGAAGTCGCGTTGCTCAAAGCCATGGAAGCGCGGAGCGCGGTCAGTCTTGATTCCGTGCTCAAGCAGTTGCAGGACTTGCGCGGCAAAAACAGCGCCAGCGTATCGCCCGCGCCGGTGGCCGCGAACGTGAGTTCGCGGACTGTCGCCGCAGTTGCGCCAAAGGTTGAGCGTTCCGTGGTCAATAATCCGCCGACTCACGTCGGCGGTTACGAAGCGCCCGCATCGACGACAATGTCAGTTGCGTTGGAAGAAACGCCCGGAAGCTCCGCTGGCTTGTCCGGTCTTTGGTCGCAGGTGATCGAGGCGGTGGGCCGCGTCAGTCCGTTCACGCGCAGTTATCTGCTTGAAGCGCATCCGGTGTCGTTCGCCAAAAACGTTTTCACCATTGGCTTTGATCCGGAGTTTGAGGACCACATCGGACTGGTGGACAACGCCAAGAATCACACCCTGCTCCAAACCAAGCTGGATGAACTCGGACACGCGAACGTCCAGATCAAATTCATCAAAGCCGAAAGACCGGCGGGTGCCGGTGTGGCTCCGGTTACGCAACCAACGGCGGCAACGGTCGCGGCAACGCAAAGCATGGCCAAGCAAGCAACCACGCCGGCAGCGCGCGCGACCGTTGAGAAACCAACCCCCTTCAACAAGGACGAATTCAAAAACGATCCGCTGATCCAAAAGGCGCTGGAGATTTTCAAGGGCCAGATCGTCGATGTCCGTGCCTAA